Genomic DNA from Streptococcus uberis:
CTGGCATCAAAGCTATTATTCAACCTGGTGGCTCAGTTCGTGACCAAGAATCCATTGATGCAGCAAATAAACATGGCATTGCAATGATTTTCACAGGCGTGAGACATTTTAGACATTAATCATACAAATCCTCAGGTTTTATCTGAGGATTTTTGTGATCTTCCTATTAAGCTTTCTGTCAAAAATCTTTAAGGTCTAATTAAGCAATGAATCTTATACTAGTACTATCCTAGCAATAGGAACCCTAATAATTCTTTTTTCATAAACCTCCTAAGACTTAAAAAACTAGCTTTTAATGGCTAGTTTTTTTATTTTTAAGGAGATGTGTTAGATAGATGGATAGATTATCTTACTTATTTTGTAAAATTTTAACTTATTCTATTGACTTGTAATTAATAATATAATATACTCTTAAGTGTTTATAACCAGTTGGAGGAGAATTGATGACAAGCCAAAGACCTTTATACATGCAGTTGGTTGACATGCTTGAGTTAAAAATAAGAGAATCCATGTCACCAAATGACAAATTATTATCTGAGCGTGAATTGAGTGAGCATTATGGTGTAAGTCGTATTACAGTACGTCTTGCTTTGAAAGAACTAGAAATTAGAGGGTTAATCTACAAAAAACAAGGCAAAGGAACATACGTTTCAGGTATCAATGAACCTGCAACAGATTTATCAGCTGCTTATAGTTTTACCGAAGAAATGAGAAAACAAGGACGTGAACCTAAAACAACAATCTTATCGTTTGAAAAGTTAACGGTTACTCCCTATTTATCAACTTTATTAGACGTGAATAAAGGGACTGAAATTTTTGAACTTGAACGTCTACGTTTAGCAGATGATAAACCATTAATGTTAGAAAGAACTTTTCTACCCTTTCAAAAATTCTCAACTCTTTCTGAAGAGATGTTAAGACAAAAACCTCTATACGATATTTTTTCAGAGGATTATCATGAGATGGTTCGTTTTGCTGAAGAAGAATTCTATGCGAGCATAGCTTTGGATTACGAGGCATCTTTATTGGAAATTAAAAAAGGAGACCCGGTTCTTCATGTTATACGCAAAACCTATAATGAAAAAAATGTTTTAATTGAATACACCTTTAGTATTGCTAGGGCTGATCAGTTCCGTTATCGTATCACCCATCAACCAACCATAAATAAAAGTTAACTTATTGGAGGATTAATTATGTTTAAAATGAATAAAAAAGAACTTCAAGAATTAGGGGCAGAAATGACCACAAAAGAAATTCACCAACAGCCAGAACTGTGGCAAGAAGCATTGGAAACTTTTCTTTCTCAAAAAGAAAGTATAGATGCTTTTTTAAAACAAGTGAATGAAAGCGCTAACGGAGAAAAAGTAAAAGTTATTTTTACTGGAGCAGGGACTTCAGAGTATGTTGGCAATAGCATTTGGAATTATCTTCAAACTAATGGCAATAGAAAACAATACTTGTTTTCAAGTATTGCGACAACAGATTTAGTTTCTGCTCCTCATTATTACCTTTATAAAGAAGACACGGTAATTTTAGTCTCTTTTGCCAGAAGTGGTAATAGTCCAGAAAGTGTCGCAGCGGTAGATTTAGCGACTCAAATTGTTGATAATTGCTTCCATTTAACTATAACGTGTGCAGAGGAAGGAAAATTAGCTCAAAAGGCAATCACAAATGACCGTAATCTTTTATTGTTAATGCCAAGTCGTTCTAATGATGCTGGTTTTGCAATGACGGGTAGTTTTACCTGTATGATGTTGACAGCTTTGTTGATTTTTGACGAAAACCATCTGGATGATGAAAAAAATGCATTTGTTCAACAGATGAAAAAAATGGCTCAACACATTTTTGAGAAAGAAGAAGATTTTAAAGCTCTCACAGATTTGGACTTTGATCGATTGGTTTATTTAGGATCAGGAAGTTTAGCAGGTTTAACACGTGAGGCTCAGTTGAAAGTGCTTGAATTGACTGCAGGTAAAATTGCTACATTATTTGATAGTTCAATGGGCTTTAGACATGGGCCGAAGTCATTTTTAACAGATAAAACAATCCTAATAGATTTTGTCAATAACGATCCTTATATTCGTCAATATGATATTGATATTTTAGAAGAAGTAAAATCAGACGATATAGCCTTAAAAACTCTCTCCATCGGACAAGTAGGTCAATCTAACTTTTCCGGCACTCGTTTTGATTTGCCATCAGAACTACTCTTACCGGATGCTTACCTAGCTTTCCCAATTATCGTTGCTGCTCAAACTATTGCTTTATTAACATCTGTAAAGCATGGAAATTTACCAGATACTCCTTCTGCTACGGGTACAGTCAACAGAGTTGTCAAAGGTGTAAGCATTCATTCCTATAAGGGTTAAGGAGGTCAAAATGTACCAAATCACAGATGAAAAGAGACGTAAGTTAGAAAAACTAAGCCATAATGGTATTATTTCAGCTCTTGCTTTTGATCAACGAGGGGCTTTAAAACGCATGATGGCTGCTCACCAAAGTACAGAGCCAACAGTAGAGCAAATTGAAGAATTGAAAGTCATGGTTTCAGAAGAATTAACACCCTATGCTTCATCAATTTTGCTAGATCCAGAGTATGGTTTACCAGCTGTTAAAGTCAAAGATGAGCATGCTGGTCTCCTTTTAGCATACGAAAAAACAGGTTATGATGCCACAACGACATCACGACTTCCGGACTGTTTAGTGGAATGGTCAGCAAAACGCCTCAAAGAAGCAGGTGCAGACGCTGTTAAATTCTTACTTTACTATGATGTTGATGGTGACCAAGCTATCAATGATCAGAAAAAAGCCTATATTGAGCGCATCGGATCAGAATGTCAGGCAGAAGATATCCCATTTTTCCTAGAAATTTTAACATATGATGAAAAGATTGCGGATAACGGCAGTCTTGAATTCGCAAAAGTTAAAGCCCATAAAGTTAACGAAGCCATGAAAGTTTTCTCAGATGAGCGATTCGGCATTGATGTCCTAAAAGTAGAAGTACCTGTAAACATGAACTATGTAGAAGGATTCGCGGAAGGGGAAGCTGTTTTCACAAGGGAAGAAGCTGCGCAGGCCTTTAAAGAGCAAGAAGCTGCCAGTCACCTCCCATATATTTACCTTAGTGCCGGTGTTTCAGCGGAGCTTTTCCAAGAAACCTTAGTCTTTGCGGCAGAATCAGGTGCTAAGTTCAATGGTGTCCTCTGTGGCCGGGCGACATGGGCAGGTTCCGTTCCAGTTTACATTGGTCAAGGACAAGAAGCTGCTCGTCAGTGGTTACGCACAGAAGGCTTTAATAATATTGATGGCCTTAATAAAGTCATTGAAAGAACAGCTAGTTCTTGGGAGCTAAAGTTATAGAATAATTTAGTCCTTTTGAACAATGGAAAGTTCTAATAATCAAGAGAAGCTGTTTTAAATGAAAAATATTGCCAGGATTTATAGAGCTCGCAGTATTCAAGAACGCGATTAGTTTTTCTAGCCTTAGTCAGCTTGGTTTGTCTAACACAAGGTATCTGGTCATTTAGCTGAAGAAAACTTTTCACCTCATCCGGGACACGATTGCTTAAATCTGTATATGTTTGAAATGCTTCCTCCATTAATTGGATGCCAAAATCTTTATAAAATCTCCTGTAAAGAGATTGGTAGGCTGATAAATCTGCATTAGGATTTAAGAGATAGTCGTGTGGTATATACGAGATTTGATAAAGATAAGGTATTTGGTCCAGTGTACGTGCTCTATGGATAGCGTAGTAGCATTCCGTTTTGTGCAAATCCAATTTTTCCAAATAATGAGGATCGTTACCCTTTGTTATAGACAGAACTGTAACATCCTCGTTTTGGGAAAGTTGTTTATCTAGTGAAGCGTAGCGAACCATTTTTTCTTCTCGAGTACGAGAAATAAAGGTACCAAGACCTTGTTTACGAGTAATATAACCTTCTTTCTCAAGCTCTCTTAAAGCATGAATAATCGTAATAGAACTTACTTGAAAGGATTGAATTAACTCAGATTCGGTAAAAAAACGATCACCTTTCTTATAGTTTCCTGAGAGAATCTTATTTTTTAAGCGATCTTTGATGCGTTGGTATTTTGGAATGTTATTTCCCATTACAATGCCATTCCTCCAATATAGAATATTATTAGAACTATTATAACAGAAATAAAAAAGATATCACGGTGACTTGAGAAAGAGAATTGAGTTACCAATGAATTGTAAACGGTTACAAAACGTAAGGGAGCTTTGTATGACTTCTTTTGACATAAAAGAAAATTTTTATCTAGATGGTAAACCATTCAAAATATTATCAGGATCTATACATTATTTTAGAGTAGCACCAGAGGCTTGGTATCGCTCTTTGTATAATTTAAAAGCTTTAGGTTTCAATACAGTGGAAACCTATGTTCCATGGAATTTACATGAACCTCAAAAAGGTAACTTTCATTTTGATGGGTTAGCAGATTTGGAAGGGTTTCTTGATTTAGCTCAGGAATTGGGTTTATATGCTATCGTTAGACCCTCACCCTATATTTGTGCTGAATGGGAGTTCGGTGGATTACCTGGGTGGCTATTAAATGAACCTATAAGAGTTAGATCACGTGACCCCAAGTATTTAAAACATGTAAAAGATTATTATGATGTGTTAATGCCAAAACTCATTAAGAGACAACTTGAAAATGGTGGCAATATACTTATGTTTCAAGTTGAAAATGAATATGGATCTTATGGTGAGGACAAAGACTATCTCAGAGAATTAATGACTATGATGCGTCAATTAGGAATTACAGCTCCTCTATTTACTTCTGATGGTCCTTGGCATGCTACTTTACGATCTGGAAGTCTAATTGAGGATGATGTGCTTGTCACAGGTAATTTTGGGTCAAAAGCAAAGATTAATTTTGAAAGCATGAAAGCATTTTTTAAAGAGAATAATAAAAAATGGCCTTTAATGTGTATGGAATTTTGGATAGGTTGGTTTAATCGATGGAAAGAACCAATTATAAGACGTGACCCTAATGAAACTATCGATGCTATTATGGAGGTCCTAGAAGAGGGTAGTATTAACCTTTATATGTTTCACGGTGGTACAAACTTTGGATTTATGAATGGGGCTTCGGCACGTCTTCAACAAGACTTACCACAAGTAACCTCTTACGATTATGATGCAATCTTAGATGAAGCAGGAAATCCTACGCCAAAATATTTTTTACTTCAAGAACGTCTTCAGAAAAACTTTCCTAATCTCCATTTTGACAAACCATTAGAAAATAAAACTATAGCGATTAAAGATATCGCATTAACAGAAAAAGTTAACTTGGTTGAGACCCTGGATAGCATTAGTACGTTAACAGAAGCGTTTTATCCAGTAAATATGGAAAGTTTGAACCAAACAACTGGCTATATACTTTATAGAACTTATTTGCCAAAAGACAATGCTAGGGAGCGTTTACGCCTCATTGATGCAAGAGATCGGGCCAAAGTTTATCTTAACAACAGACTCATTGAAACTCAATATCAATTTGAAATCGGAAATGATATTATCATTGAGCAAGAAACCGAAAATAATCAGCTTGATATTTTGATTGAGAACATGGGCCGTGTGAGTTATGGTCATAAACTGACTGCACCTACTCAAAGTAAGGGAATTGGAAGAGGGCTTATGGCAGACTTACACTTTGTTGGGAATTGGCAGCAGTATCCTCTTCCTTTAGAAAGTATTGAAAAGGTTGATTTTTCAGGTTCTTGGCAAGAAGGCCTACCAAGTTTTTATGCCTATGATTTTGTTTGTGATCAGATGGGCGATACTTATTTAGATTTAAGTCAATTTGGTAAAGGTGTAGCCTATATAAATAACAATCATTTAGGACGATTTTGGAATGTTGGCCCTCACTTATCGCTTTACGTTCCAGAAAGTTTTCTCAAGTTAGGAAAAAATAGATTGGTCATTTTTGAGACTGAAGGTCAGATGACCCCTTCTATCCAATTCGTTAAAAAGCCTATTTTTAAAGATATAAAAGGAGACAATTTATGACAATTATTGCAACACGTATTGACGGCCGTTTAATTCATGGTCAAGTCGCCAATTTATGGACAACGAAACTAAATATTAGCCGGATCATGGTTATTGATGATGAGATTGTTAACAACGATCTTGAAAAAACAGCATTAAAACTTGCTACCCCTGCAGGTGTTAAGTTATCGATTTTGACGGTAGAAAAAGCTGCAAATAATATTTTGGAAGGACGATATAACTCTCAAAGGTTAATGATTGTTGCCAAACGACCTTCCTATTTCCGAAGACTCATTGAAGCAGGTGTTTCATTGGAGGAAGTTAATGTTGGGAATATGTCACAATCTTCTGAAACACGTTCTGTGACCCGTTCTATAAATGTTGTGGATCAGGATATTTCGGATTTTGATGCGATTCAATCAAGTGGTACAAAACTTTTTGCACAAATGGTTCCAAATGATACGCCTTCAGATTTCATGACCTTGTTAAACAAAGTAAGACAATAAAAACTATTTTCAGGAGGAAAATAATATGATTCAATGGTGGCAAATTTTATTTTTAACCCTTTATTCAGCTTACCAGATTTTGGACGAATTAACGCTTAACTCGTCAGCTGGTTCCCCTGTATTTGCAGGATTTATAGCCGGTATTATCATGGGAGATGTGGAGACTGGTTTGTGGATTGGTGGTAGTCTACAATTAATGGTTCTTGGAGTAGGGACATTTGGTGGAGCTTCTCGTATTGACGCTACTTCTGGTGCAGTTATTGCAACAGCATTTTCAGTAGCCCAAGGGATAAAACCAGAAATGGCCATTTCGACTATTGCTGTACCTGTTGCAGCTTTGATGGTTTACACAGATATCCTAGGACGTTTTTCAACAACCTATTTTGCTCATAGAATTGATAAACACGTTGAAAATTTCAATTATAAAGGTATTGAGCGTGATTATCTGATGGGAGCTCTTCCTTGGGCCTTATCAAGAGCACTCCCTGTCTTTTTAGCTGTTGCACTCGGTGGTGGATTTGTGCAAACATTAGTAGACGGCATTCAACAAGTTCAATGGTTAGCTGATGGTTTAACCTTGGCAGGAAAAATGCTACCCGGTCTTGGTTTTGCCATTTTACTTCATTACTTACCTGTCAAACGTAACCTTCATTATTTAGCATTAGGCTTTGCTATCACTGCTATGCTAACAACTGTTTATAGTAATTTACAAACGGCGGGTGGAGCTCTTGCTACACTTTCCAAAGATTTCAATGCAGCGCCATTTAAAGGTCTTCCTATGATTGGTATTGCTGTTATCGGTGCAGCATTAGCAACTCTTCATTACAAAAATGGTCAAAGAGTGAACGTCATAGAACAAAAAGTTGAAGTGGCAGAAAGTGGGGAAATAGAAGATGACGAAATCTAAATATCAACTAACAAAACAAGATTTTAATCAAATAAATAAACGTAGTCTTTTCACCTTTCAATGGGGATGGAATTATGAACGAATGCAAGGTTCTGGATATCTTTATATGATATTACCTCAGCTTCGTAAAATATATGGAGATAATACACCTGAATTAAAAGAAATGATGAGAGTTCATACACAATTCTTTAATACTTCAAACTTTTTCCATACCATTATTACAGGAATTGATTTAGCTTTAGAGGAAAATGAAGGATTGTCTTCTAAAGATGCCGTTAATGGTGTTAAAACAGGATTAATGGGACCTTTTGCACCAATTGGAGATTCTGTTTTTGCATCATTAGTACCAGCAATTATGGGTTCAATTGCAGCAGGACTAGCAAAAGAAGGTGTTTGGTCAGGTGTTACAGGCATCCTGATGTGGGTTTGTGTTCAAATGGCAATTGCAGTTTTTCGTTGGAAACAATTGGAAATTGCCTATAAAGAAGGAACAAAACTTGTTACAACCATGCGCGATAAACTAACATCACTTGTAGACGCAGCTTCCGTA
This window encodes:
- a CDS encoding GntR family transcriptional regulator, whose translation is MTSQRPLYMQLVDMLELKIRESMSPNDKLLSERELSEHYGVSRITVRLALKELEIRGLIYKKQGKGTYVSGINEPATDLSAAYSFTEEMRKQGREPKTTILSFEKLTVTPYLSTLLDVNKGTEIFELERLRLADDKPLMLERTFLPFQKFSTLSEEMLRQKPLYDIFSEDYHEMVRFAEEEFYASIALDYEASLLEIKKGDPVLHVIRKTYNEKNVLIEYTFSIARADQFRYRITHQPTINKS
- a CDS encoding SIS domain-containing protein, which encodes MFKMNKKELQELGAEMTTKEIHQQPELWQEALETFLSQKESIDAFLKQVNESANGEKVKVIFTGAGTSEYVGNSIWNYLQTNGNRKQYLFSSIATTDLVSAPHYYLYKEDTVILVSFARSGNSPESVAAVDLATQIVDNCFHLTITCAEEGKLAQKAITNDRNLLLLMPSRSNDAGFAMTGSFTCMMLTALLIFDENHLDDEKNAFVQQMKKMAQHIFEKEEDFKALTDLDFDRLVYLGSGSLAGLTREAQLKVLELTAGKIATLFDSSMGFRHGPKSFLTDKTILIDFVNNDPYIRQYDIDILEEVKSDDIALKTLSIGQVGQSNFSGTRFDLPSELLLPDAYLAFPIIVAAQTIALLTSVKHGNLPDTPSATGTVNRVVKGVSIHSYKG
- the lacD gene encoding tagatose-bisphosphate aldolase translates to MYQITDEKRRKLEKLSHNGIISALAFDQRGALKRMMAAHQSTEPTVEQIEELKVMVSEELTPYASSILLDPEYGLPAVKVKDEHAGLLLAYEKTGYDATTTSRLPDCLVEWSAKRLKEAGADAVKFLLYYDVDGDQAINDQKKAYIERIGSECQAEDIPFFLEILTYDEKIADNGSLEFAKVKAHKVNEAMKVFSDERFGIDVLKVEVPVNMNYVEGFAEGEAVFTREEAAQAFKEQEAASHLPYIYLSAGVSAELFQETLVFAAESGAKFNGVLCGRATWAGSVPVYIGQGQEAARQWLRTEGFNNIDGLNKVIERTASSWELKL
- a CDS encoding GntR family transcriptional regulator, with protein sequence MGNNIPKYQRIKDRLKNKILSGNYKKGDRFFTESELIQSFQVSSITIIHALRELEKEGYITRKQGLGTFISRTREEKMVRYASLDKQLSQNEDVTVLSITKGNDPHYLEKLDLHKTECYYAIHRARTLDQIPYLYQISYIPHDYLLNPNADLSAYQSLYRRFYKDFGIQLMEEAFQTYTDLSNRVPDEVKSFLQLNDQIPCVRQTKLTKARKTNRVLEYCELYKSWQYFSFKTASLDY
- a CDS encoding glycoside hydrolase family 35 protein produces the protein MTSFDIKENFYLDGKPFKILSGSIHYFRVAPEAWYRSLYNLKALGFNTVETYVPWNLHEPQKGNFHFDGLADLEGFLDLAQELGLYAIVRPSPYICAEWEFGGLPGWLLNEPIRVRSRDPKYLKHVKDYYDVLMPKLIKRQLENGGNILMFQVENEYGSYGEDKDYLRELMTMMRQLGITAPLFTSDGPWHATLRSGSLIEDDVLVTGNFGSKAKINFESMKAFFKENNKKWPLMCMEFWIGWFNRWKEPIIRRDPNETIDAIMEVLEEGSINLYMFHGGTNFGFMNGASARLQQDLPQVTSYDYDAILDEAGNPTPKYFLLQERLQKNFPNLHFDKPLENKTIAIKDIALTEKVNLVETLDSISTLTEAFYPVNMESLNQTTGYILYRTYLPKDNARERLRLIDARDRAKVYLNNRLIETQYQFEIGNDIIIEQETENNQLDILIENMGRVSYGHKLTAPTQSKGIGRGLMADLHFVGNWQQYPLPLESIEKVDFSGSWQEGLPSFYAYDFVCDQMGDTYLDLSQFGKGVAYINNNHLGRFWNVGPHLSLYVPESFLKLGKNRLVIFETEGQMTPSIQFVKKPIFKDIKGDNL
- a CDS encoding PTS sugar transporter subunit IIB; the protein is MTIIATRIDGRLIHGQVANLWTTKLNISRIMVIDDEIVNNDLEKTALKLATPAGVKLSILTVEKAANNILEGRYNSQRLMIVAKRPSYFRRLIEAGVSLEEVNVGNMSQSSETRSVTRSINVVDQDISDFDAIQSSGTKLFAQMVPNDTPSDFMTLLNKVRQ
- a CDS encoding PTS mannose/fructose/sorbose/N-acetylgalactosamine transporter subunit IIC, whose translation is MIQWWQILFLTLYSAYQILDELTLNSSAGSPVFAGFIAGIIMGDVETGLWIGGSLQLMVLGVGTFGGASRIDATSGAVIATAFSVAQGIKPEMAISTIAVPVAALMVYTDILGRFSTTYFAHRIDKHVENFNYKGIERDYLMGALPWALSRALPVFLAVALGGGFVQTLVDGIQQVQWLADGLTLAGKMLPGLGFAILLHYLPVKRNLHYLALGFAITAMLTTVYSNLQTAGGALATLSKDFNAAPFKGLPMIGIAVIGAALATLHYKNGQRVNVIEQKVEVAESGEIEDDEI
- a CDS encoding PTS system mannose/fructose/sorbose family transporter subunit IID; translated protein: MTKSKYQLTKQDFNQINKRSLFTFQWGWNYERMQGSGYLYMILPQLRKIYGDNTPELKEMMRVHTQFFNTSNFFHTIITGIDLALEENEGLSSKDAVNGVKTGLMGPFAPIGDSVFASLVPAIMGSIAAGLAKEGVWSGVTGILMWVCVQMAIAVFRWKQLEIAYKEGTKLVTTMRDKLTSLVDAASVMGVFMVGALIATMINFRFIAAPKIGEKVIDIQDLMNTIFPQLLPALFTGAIFWILGRKGMTPTKAIFLIIIFALAMSYFKILGV